In Quercus robur chromosome 10, dhQueRobu3.1, whole genome shotgun sequence, a genomic segment contains:
- the LOC126702919 gene encoding cytochrome P450 CYP736A12-like, producing the protein MQSPTPSNLQHSSLSSANSISKMSPLTLSIFLLLLGSIIWTFMHKKGRKIVLPPGPRSLPIIGNFHMLGSLPHRALENLAKKYGPIMSLRLGHVPTIVVSSSQTAELFLRTHDAVFASRPIFQASKIIGMSKGIAFSEYGPYWRSLKKLVASQLLSASKIESFAPMRKEVVGSLVQSLKKTAVAHEVVDLSEVVGKLIEESTRRMVFGRSHHDRFDLKELIAETLNLMGAFNLADYVPYLGALDLQGLTSRIKKLGKTLDLVLENVIQEHEQIPSGPQSCEKDFIDMLLSLMNQPMNAHDENSCKIDRRVIKAIIIDMITATYDTSAISIEWTISELLRHPRIMKHVQDELERVIGMNRMVEETDLANLTYLSMVIKESFRLHSVAPFLIPRESMEDIEINGYYIPKKSRVVINSWAIGRDPYVWSDNVEEFYPERFINSNIDLKGRDFQLIPFGSGRRGCPGLQLGLTTVTYVLAQLLHCFDWVLPNGMLPNDLDMSEKFGLSMPRAKHLLAMPTYRLLG; encoded by the exons ATGCAATCCCCAACCCCTTCCAATCTCCAACATTCTAGCCTTTCCTCAGCCAACTCAATTTCCAAAATGTCTCCACTAACACTATCCATTTTCCTGCTACTCCTTGGATCCATCATCTGGACATTCATGCACAAAAAAGGACGTAAAATAGTACTCCCACCGGGTCCTCGGTCTTTACCCATTATTGGTAATTTTCACATGTTGGGTAGCCTCCCACATCGTGCCCTCGAaaacttagccaaaaaataCGGACCCATCATGTCATTGCGGCTTGGCCATGTCCCAACTATTGTGGTCTCATCTTCCCAAACTGCTGAGCTATTTTTAAGGACCCATGACGCCGTTTTTGCCAGCCGACCTATATTCCAAGCCTCCAAGATCATTGGAATGTCCAAAGGTATTGCTTTCTCGGAGTATGGTCCATATTGGCGCAGCCTTAAGAAACTCGTTGCGTCGCAGCTTCTGAGTGCTTCAAAAATAGAGTCATTTGCACCTATGAGGAAGGAGGTGGTAGGATCATTGGTACAGTCACTGAAAAAAACTGCGGTAGCACATGAGGTTGTGGACCTTAGTGAGGTGGTGGGCAAACTCATTGAGGAATCAACACGTAGAATGGTATTTGGGCGAAGTCATCATGATAGATTCGACTTGAAGGAGCTTATTGCGGAGACCTTGAACTTGATGGGAGCTTTCAATCTAGCAGATTATGTTCCTTACCTTGGGGCACTTGATCTACAG GGATTGACATCACGCATTAAGAAACTTGGCAAGACTCTTGATCTAGTATTGGAGAACGTTATCCAGGAGCATGAACAAATTCCTAGTGGTCCACAAAGTTGTGAAAAGGACTTTATAGACATGTTACTTTCTTTGATGAATCAACCCATGAATGCCCATGATGAGAATTCATGTAAAATTGATCGAAGAGTTATCAAGGCTATCATTATAGACATGATTACTGCTACATATGACACTTCAGCTATTAGCATTGAATGGACCATTTCTGAACTCTTGAGGCATCCACGGATAATGAAACATGTACAGGATGAGCTAGAACGTGTAATTGGAATGAATAGGATGGTAGAGGAAACAGATTTAGCAAATTTAACTTACTTGAGTATGGTGATTAAGGAAAGCTTCAGACTACATTCTGTTGCACCATTTCTAATCCCACGTGAATCAATGGAGGACATTGAGATTAATGGATATTACATACCCAAGAAATCACGAGTAGTGATAAATTCTTGGGCTATTGGACGAGATCCTTATGTGTGGTCGGATAATGTGGAAGAATTTTACCCTGAAAGGttcataaatagtaatatagaCCTCAAGGGACGTGACTTCCAGCTTATCCCATTTGGATCTGGTCGCAGAGGCTGCCCTGGATTACAATTAGGGCTTACAACCGTCACTTATGTTCTCGCTCAGTTGCTGCATTGTTTTGATTGGGTGCTCCCTAATGGCATGTTGCCTAATGACTTGGACATGAGTGAGAAGTTTGGGCTATCAATGCCAAGAGCCAAGCACTTACTTGCGATGCCAACCTATCGCCTACTTGGTTAA